In Elusimicrobiota bacterium, one DNA window encodes the following:
- a CDS encoding tetratricopeptide repeat protein translates to MLERISKYILIFLSFVLLISFLIRKVTDFDIWWHLKTGEYIIKNHTIPHSDIFSYTASKKEWIDSQWLFQVIAYKVYEFTGINGLIFMQAFIISITLLFLFKIFYQPKNYLVAVFIFLLTVLTVNERFLIRPEMFSFLFIALFFFILDLYKQGHSENTIFLLPFIQLLWVNIHSLFFVGNVILFIYIIAAIIDKKIVSQFRTDAVLLSNRQIIKLAIVGVLVILVGFLNPYTIRGFLFPLFLFKEISTTTIYKEIITEFQPPFSGHYENSIILFYKIFIVCSFLSIVLNIKKIDTAQILLYVSFLVLSVLARRNIALFALISAPITINNLNNLSSFFLRKTKIRIIVSLLLCILILKIIMSVVSNRYYISEGNLTQTGLGVSEYSYPEKALEFVKNIGYNGNIFNDSKSGGYFIWKCYPAIKVFIDGRLEVYGEEFFVFREQILEKSKPWKELETRYNIDCIIICHYSREAKCLLFDLYRNKDWDIVFLDENASVFLKKIPKNKAVIDKYHIDLQKYIVKGYEDSIYGCFSLAGFYLKIGLYKKAEQEYKRLVIKYPEYSMIYFNLGLAYKRTGKNELANENFQKTLEFNPWWNKANQHIYYTSAYYIANFYYNSKQTDLAMKYYVKAINLGSTYPENYYNLAKIYFHKGAPKQAVKVYRRLLKKKPNDSTAYLNLGIAYFKLHNHKKAKKQFEKVLEIEPDNKKALEYLSELDVY, encoded by the coding sequence GTCGTTTGTGCTGCTTATTTCATTTCTTATTAGAAAGGTAACTGATTTTGATATCTGGTGGCATCTTAAGACAGGCGAATATATCATCAAAAATCATACCATCCCGCATTCTGATATTTTTTCCTACACAGCATCAAAAAAGGAATGGATTGATTCGCAATGGCTTTTTCAGGTAATTGCATATAAAGTTTACGAATTCACAGGTATAAATGGTCTAATTTTTATGCAAGCGTTTATCATATCAATCACATTACTGTTTTTATTCAAAATTTTCTATCAACCAAAAAATTATCTTGTCGCTGTTTTTATATTTTTATTAACGGTATTAACCGTCAACGAACGATTTTTAATCCGTCCTGAAATGTTCAGTTTTTTGTTTATTGCTTTATTCTTTTTTATTTTGGACTTATACAAACAAGGACATAGTGAAAATACTATCTTCTTACTGCCTTTTATACAACTATTATGGGTAAATATACATTCTCTGTTTTTCGTTGGGAATGTGATATTATTTATCTATATCATAGCAGCGATTATTGACAAAAAGATAGTATCCCAATTCAGGACCGATGCTGTATTACTATCTAACAGGCAGATTATTAAATTAGCAATCGTTGGAGTTCTTGTAATTCTTGTCGGTTTTTTGAATCCATACACTATAAGAGGTTTTTTGTTTCCTTTATTTCTGTTCAAAGAAATATCTACAACAACAATATATAAAGAAATAATTACTGAATTCCAGCCGCCTTTTTCAGGGCATTATGAAAACAGTATAATACTTTTTTACAAAATATTTATAGTTTGTTCTTTTCTCAGTATTGTATTAAATATCAAAAAAATAGATACCGCGCAAATTTTGTTATATGTTTCGTTCCTGGTTCTTTCAGTACTTGCTCGTCGTAATATCGCATTGTTTGCATTGATATCAGCACCGATAACAATTAACAATTTAAACAATCTATCTTCTTTTTTCTTGAGAAAAACAAAAATAAGGATAATAGTATCATTATTATTATGTATTCTCATACTAAAAATTATTATGTCTGTTGTGTCTAATAGATACTATATTTCAGAAGGAAATTTAACTCAAACTGGTTTGGGTGTCTCGGAGTATTCTTATCCGGAAAAAGCACTTGAGTTTGTCAAAAATATCGGGTATAATGGAAACATATTTAACGATTCAAAGTCCGGTGGATATTTTATATGGAAATGCTATCCTGCAATAAAAGTTTTTATAGATGGTAGACTTGAAGTTTATGGAGAAGAATTTTTTGTTTTTAGGGAGCAGATTCTTGAAAAATCTAAACCGTGGAAAGAACTGGAAACCAGATATAATATAGATTGTATTATTATATGTCATTATTCTCGTGAGGCGAAATGTTTATTATTTGACCTTTATAGAAATAAAGATTGGGATATTGTGTTTTTAGACGAGAATGCATCCGTATTCCTAAAAAAAATACCAAAAAATAAGGCAGTTATTGATAAGTATCACATTGATTTACAGAAATATATTGTTAAAGGATACGAAGATTCCATTTATGGATGTTTCAGCTTGGCTGGTTTTTATCTTAAAATCGGATTATACAAAAAAGCAGAACAGGAATATAAGAGATTGGTTATAAAATACCCAGAATATAGTATGATATATTTCAATCTTGGTTTGGCGTATAAACGAACGGGAAAAAACGAATTAGCAAACGAAAATTTCCAAAAAACTTTAGAATTTAATCCCTGGTGGAACAAGGCAAATCAGCATATTTATTATACATCGGCATATTATATCGCTAACTTCTATTACAACTCAAAACAGACCGATTTGGCAATGAAATACTATGTGAAAGCAATAAATCTGGGTTCTACCTATCCGGAAAATTATTATAATTTAGCAAAAATCTATTTTCACAAAGGCGCTCCCAAACAGGCAGTTAAAGTATATAGACGACTATTAAAGAAAAAACCAAATGATTCTACAGCATATCTTAATTTAGGAATCGCTTATTTCAAACTTCATAATCATAAAAAAGCAAAAAAACAATTTGAGAAAGTATTAGAAATAGAACCGGATAACAAAAAAGCATTAGAATATCTGTCTGAACTTGATGTCTATTAA
- a CDS encoding glycosyltransferase family 39 protein → MVISLTTFFNKKLIDYFTWLAVISIILLTATIRLRLLSIPLDRDEGTYAYIADLLLKGNPPYTQAYATRFPGIYYVYAFFFLLFGQNSLSIHLGLLIANAVSVLLIFLIGKHLFVRWTGIIAGAVYAIITLNPTGLGFSAESEHFVVLLSTSAILVMLIAIDSNRLFHFFLCGILFGLMALLKQNSIIIFLSSMVYIIFVFLKKEILPRKKMATNVLIILAGFIIPITIICIYFIYKDNFGKFFFWTITYVKYHTFGISLIQGLENFLSVLPLVIPSSLLLVYFAMLVGVASFFVDKDIRIHLPFISLFTFGLFLSICTPGLYFRPHYFIVFLPAVAVLSGLGIVFIYKLLAEIKKPASALFVSVVFTIIMLILPLIKERKFLFCMTPDEACRRIYIGNPFPESLKIADYIKKHTTENDRIAIIGSEPQIYFYSDRNSATKYTCIHRVVDTNEVALQMQKELITEIESAKPKYLIFANVITSWFDVSNQSNKPILDWAVNFLEKHYNLDGIIDILSNETPELTVYKWGSEAVNYSPRSNCFLCVFKKK, encoded by the coding sequence ATGGTTATTTCATTAACAACATTTTTCAACAAAAAATTAATTGACTATTTTACATGGCTTGCAGTTATTAGTATTATATTATTAACTGCTACTATCCGTTTACGGCTATTGAGCATCCCACTTGATAGAGATGAAGGAACGTATGCGTATATAGCAGATCTTCTACTTAAAGGCAACCCACCTTATACGCAGGCATACGCAACACGATTCCCAGGTATCTATTATGTTTATGCATTTTTTTTCTTGTTATTTGGTCAGAATTCTTTATCTATCCATCTGGGGCTGTTGATTGCAAATGCAGTTAGCGTACTGCTGATATTTCTAATTGGGAAACATTTATTTGTCCGATGGACTGGTATAATAGCAGGTGCGGTATATGCTATTATCACGCTTAATCCAACAGGATTAGGATTTTCAGCTGAATCAGAACATTTTGTGGTCTTGCTATCAACATCTGCTATCTTAGTAATGTTAATCGCTATAGATTCTAACCGTTTATTCCACTTCTTTCTTTGTGGAATACTTTTTGGTTTAATGGCACTGCTAAAACAAAATAGCATAATTATATTTTTGTCTTCTATGGTATATATCATTTTTGTTTTTTTAAAGAAAGAAATTCTACCACGAAAAAAAATGGCTACAAATGTCTTAATAATCCTTGCAGGATTTATTATACCCATAACTATTATTTGTATTTATTTTATTTATAAAGATAATTTTGGTAAATTCTTTTTCTGGACAATAACATATGTAAAATATCATACTTTTGGAATATCTCTTATTCAAGGATTAGAGAATTTTTTATCAGTGTTACCACTTGTAATTCCTTCATCATTATTGTTGGTTTATTTTGCAATGCTGGTTGGAGTAGCGTCATTTTTTGTAGATAAAGATATCAGAATTCATCTGCCTTTTATTTCACTGTTTACATTCGGCTTATTTCTATCAATCTGCACGCCTGGTTTATATTTCAGACCTCATTATTTTATTGTTTTCCTTCCTGCCGTGGCTGTTCTATCAGGATTGGGAATTGTCTTTATATATAAGCTTCTGGCTGAGATAAAAAAACCAGCATCTGCTCTATTTGTATCTGTAGTGTTTACAATTATTATGTTAATCTTACCATTGATAAAAGAAAGGAAATTTTTGTTTTGTATGACTCCTGATGAAGCATGCCGAAGAATCTATATAGGTAACCCATTTCCTGAATCACTTAAAATTGCAGATTACATAAAAAAACATACAACTGAAAATGATAGAATTGCTATTATTGGTTCGGAACCACAAATTTATTTCTATTCGGATAGAAATTCGGCAACGAAATATACTTGTATCCATAGGGTCGTTGATACAAACGAAGTTGCATTACAAATGCAGAAAGAATTGATAACTGAAATTGAGTCTGCAAAACCTAAATATTTAATCTTTGCTAATGTTATAACATCATGGTTTGATGTTTCAAATCAATCAAATAAACCAATTTTAGATTGGGCAGTAAACTTTTTGGAGAAACATTATAATCTTGATGGTATAATTGATATTCTTTCAAACGAAACACCAGAATTAACCGTATATAAATGGGGGAGTGAAGCAGTGAACTATTCGCCACGCTCAAATTGTTTCCTGTGTGTATTCAAAAAGAAATGA